The Sphaerisporangium siamense genome includes the window TGTCGTCGGCGATCTATCGCTACTTCCCCAGCAGGGACGAGCTGCTGACCGCGCTGATCATCGAGGCCTTCGACGCGGTGGGCGCGGCGGTCGAGGCGGCGGACGCGGCGTGTCCCAGGGATGCGTATCTGGACCGGTGGATGGCCGCCTGCCGGGCCATCCGAAGCTGGGCGCTGGCCCATCCGCACGAGTACGCGCTGATCCACGGCTCGCCGGTGCCCGGTTACGTCGCCCCGCGGGACACGGCCGCGGCCGCCGCGCGGGACGGCATCGTGATGGCGGCGATCCTGAGCGAGGCGCACAAGGCGGGACGGCTCGCTCCCCGCCCCTCGGAACTCCCGCCTGTGCCGCCCTCCTTCGCCGAGGACGCGGCCGGGCTGCGCGAGGCCCTGTTCTTCGCCCTGCCCGACGACCTCATCATGCAGGCGGTGATGGCCTGGACGTCGATCTACGGCGTGGTCAGCTTCGAGCTGTTCGGCATGTACAACAACGTCATCACCGACACCGCCGCCGCGTTCGACCATCACGCCCTGTGCCAGGCCCGTCTCATGGGCTTCGGGGACTGAGCGAGGAGTCGGCGCCGGGCGGGTGCCCGCGCGCGACAATCGGCGCGGCGAGGGGCTCTCGCGCCATACGATGCGCACACGGGGCGAAAGCATGCGACCCGCCCACCGGCCGGTCGTGAGGCGGGCGCGGGCGGCGGGCTTCGAGGACGAGGCGCGGGCGCGGAACGGAGGAGCGGCGATGGGCGAGCCGGCGACCGAGCACGCCGAGCACGCTGAGGAGGGCTCTGGCCGCGCCGGTCACGCCGATCGGACCGGCCACACCGATCGCGCCGGCCTGTCCCGCACGCAGGTGCCGCGTGATCGGCCGCGTGAGGGGGCCGCCGTCTGGCATCACCGGGGCGACAAGTGGCTGGCGCTCGGGGTGTGGACGGAGCGGCGGGCCGGGCTGGGTGAGGACGCGGACCCGCTGCTGGTGCACCACGGCCCCACCCGCGAGGGCATCGTGGGAGTCTTCGACGGCGCGGGCGGCGCGGGCGCCGCGGTGGTCTGGCGGTCGCGTGACGGGCTTCTCCGGACCGGCGCCTGGGCAGGGTCGCGCATGGCGCGCGCGTGCGTCGAGTCCTGGTTCCTGGACGGCGTCGCGGACGGCACGCCGTTCGAGGCCGAAGAGCTGCGCGGACGGCTCGCGGCGGAGCTGGCCGCGGCCCGTCCCCGCACCACCAGCAAGATCATCAGCTCGATGCGCAGGGACCTGCCGTCCACGATGGCCGCGATCCGCTACAAGGCCGGGAACGGCGGGGTGGAGTGCGAGGCGCTGTGGGCGGGCGACTCCCGGGCGTACGCGCTCACGCCGGGCGCGGGGCTGCGGGCGCTCACCCGCGACCACACCGTCGAGACCGACGCGCTGGAACAGCTCCTGCAGGACCCTCCGCTGACGAACATGCTGTGCGCCGACCGCGCCTTCACCGTCGAGGCCCACCGCACGCCGCTGGACACCCCGTGCGTGCTGGTCTGCGCCACCGACGGCTTCTTCGGGTACGTCGAGACGCCGTCCGACTTCGAGCGCCACCTGCTCGGCACGCTCGCCGAGTCGCGGGACGAGCGCGACTGGGCCGAGCGGCTTGCCGACCGCGTCTCGGGGTACTCGGCGGACGACGCGTCGCTGAGCCTGGCGGCGTTCGGGTTCGCCGGCCTGGACGACCTGAGGGAAGGGTTCGGCCCCCGCCTCCGCGAGCTGGAGGAGGGCTACGCGGGCGCGGAGGACGGCGACCAGGCCGCGCGCACGCGGTGGCGGGAACGTGCCTGGCAGGACTACCGGCGGTGCTACGAGGAGCTCATGCCGCCGCCGCGCGAAGGGACGAGATGAAGTTCGGCGCAGTGATCAGGGGTTACCACGTCGTCAGCGAGCCGACCAACGACGGCGGCGGCAAGTGCGTGTGGGCCTTCGCGGTGCGAGGCGGGCGCGAGTACTTCATCAAGCGCTTCCTGGAGCCGAAGCGGCCCCGCGAGGGGTCCACCGCGTCGGCGGCGAGCAAGGCGCTGCGGCTGCGCGAGTGCGAGGAGTTCGAGCGGCGTCAGCGGGCCATCATGGACCGGCTCTCCTACGACGTGACCGGCGCGGGCAACCTCGTCCTGGCCGCCGACTTCTTCCACGAGGGCACGACGTACTACAAGGTGACCGAGCGCATCGTCCCCTCTCCCCTGGACGAGCCGCACGGCCTCACGCCGCGCGGGAAGTCCGTGCTGTTGAAGACCCTCGGGCTGAGCGTCGGGCTGCTGCACGGCATCGGCGTCGTCCACGGCGACCTGAAGCCGTCCAACGTGCTCATCCAGAAGAAGAACCCGCGCGCCTTCCACACCGCCAAGCTCATCGACTTCGACGACTCCTACATCTCCGGGCGCCCGCCGGGGCGGGAGACCATCACCGGCGACTCGGTGTACGGCGCGCCGGAGTGGCGGCGGTACGTGCAGGGCGACCCGGACTCGCGTCCGGACCACCTGACGACGTCGGTGGACGTCTTCGCGCTCGGGCTCATGGCGCACCGGTACCTGACCGGCGCGATCCCCGGGTTCGACGAGC containing:
- a CDS encoding TetR/AcrR family transcriptional regulator, which translates into the protein MNASRTARERVRAELIGEIKEAARRQLAVEGATGLSLRAVARELGMVSSAIYRYFPSRDELLTALIIEAFDAVGAAVEAADAACPRDAYLDRWMAACRAIRSWALAHPHEYALIHGSPVPGYVAPRDTAAAAARDGIVMAAILSEAHKAGRLAPRPSELPPVPPSFAEDAAGLREALFFALPDDLIMQAVMAWTSIYGVVSFELFGMYNNVITDTAAAFDHHALCQARLMGFGD
- a CDS encoding protein phosphatase 2C domain-containing protein: MGEPATEHAEHAEEGSGRAGHADRTGHTDRAGLSRTQVPRDRPREGAAVWHHRGDKWLALGVWTERRAGLGEDADPLLVHHGPTREGIVGVFDGAGGAGAAVVWRSRDGLLRTGAWAGSRMARACVESWFLDGVADGTPFEAEELRGRLAAELAAARPRTTSKIISSMRRDLPSTMAAIRYKAGNGGVECEALWAGDSRAYALTPGAGLRALTRDHTVETDALEQLLQDPPLTNMLCADRAFTVEAHRTPLDTPCVLVCATDGFFGYVETPSDFERHLLGTLAESRDERDWAERLADRVSGYSADDASLSLAAFGFAGLDDLREGFGPRLRELEEGYAGAEDGDQAARTRWRERAWQDYRRCYEELMPPPREGTR
- a CDS encoding protein kinase domain-containing protein, yielding MKFGAVIRGYHVVSEPTNDGGGKCVWAFAVRGGREYFIKRFLEPKRPREGSTASAASKALRLRECEEFERRQRAIMDRLSYDVTGAGNLVLAADFFHEGTTYYKVTERIVPSPLDEPHGLTPRGKSVLLKTLGLSVGLLHGIGVVHGDLKPSNVLIQKKNPRAFHTAKLIDFDDSYISGRPPGRETITGDSVYGAPEWRRYVQGDPDSRPDHLTTSVDVFALGLMAHRYLTGAIPGFDERHDSPADAVMAGEALRMDDRLGAPVRALLSAMTALDPAARPPVSAFLATLGDPEACVLHVRPPEGPGPAMPPPPRPGSRVRINLGDGRR